From Acidobacteriota bacterium, one genomic window encodes:
- a CDS encoding TonB-dependent receptor: protein MKSFSKQITGIAAGIFTLAALVVLSTAAVFAQTQVSNADLAGTVVDPNGAAVPGATVTAKSSATNITRTVTANNSGEFQLIGLPPGEYDVTVEAATFKKTVISGVKLTVGQSASIEVKLELGTQDIVVNVSGDSVELIETTRTSVANTIDQARISALPTNERSATGFSLTLSTVGRDNGRPIGPAPTSGLNIGGQRGRSTQINVDGADFTDNSINASRSTVSQEAVQEYQISTNSYSAEFGRATGGVVNVVTKRGTNSFNGNVFGFIRDKNIQARNAFSPIDKPDYRRTQWGATLGGPIVKEKAFFFTAFERRVRDESGFFTSDVVGNLTSSVTVGAPFLPFTQTFNRLTSQQAAFANTLIGSGVPANINAAIQYLYLASSGGNTALLGSNPLLSVGGAIPAGSAVGARFVLSGAPVPIGTVNAAGEPIAFRPLNSLQRIFPITERTSYFTVRGDVNVNADNQLTMRFGFNPSDLTGIQVESQNQSLGQNDFSRTGITEIKDYSFSAGLNSTINASMANEFYFSYGRRDTTFRSQNGDAVAFNISGTAFIGRELFSPVDRTENRYQFRNNFNWIVGDHSLKFGGDFNWVKIPAAVFELNFAGLFNFGDFAASNLGFPTSAPAFTPVQSYGLGLPSIYIQGFGDPVSKIKNQPIAFFGQDSWKVNKRLTINYGIRYDVEFTETIAPVGLRDPLSGITLSAADILTAQNAVGVQQGIPRDMNNWAPRFGFAYDIFGDGKTVVRGSLGYYYDHPLLAVAFNSDIADASQQQQAVLTAGSPATTSLLNAAQVFQGTVCVPGAPLTAYCASLPAGTVTPGVATTANYQFGRMRFNDQTYSGFGAVLPFTLPIASDFKYASATQANLTLERQLTKDMSLSVSYLFVGAHNLPHPTDLNSPNSTLQIENFRRFAGAAFPVSSITQTLVAAGVSIPVAAAGTPFTNAFGNTCAVVIGGMIAQCPGGRVVTPAIANFFRPNAPNYFLASALSGGAVSKAVLDSQLGGSVRTPGSITPFGSVNAQISDGNSEYNAMNVELKRRFSNNLQFLMGYTWSHSIDDSSDLQTLLIAQDVRNFGAERANSLFDQRHRFVFSGVLTSPDKWRKGNGWQKFLSDFAIAPIVELSSGRPFNIITNVDANNDQTGSTDRPNVLSDGTLCVPGDTVPGGAICGSRIVTDSNGQLVFSAGNLGRNMGLTHMFFSVDMRLTRAIRFGERFRIDLIAEGFNLFNRFNEGSASPTYQDVNAFGQRAGNGRFFSRSTAAYDPRQFQFGAKFSF from the coding sequence ATGAAATCGTTTTCAAAACAGATCACCGGAATTGCCGCCGGTATTTTCACGTTGGCGGCACTGGTGGTCCTGAGCACCGCCGCCGTCTTTGCGCAAACGCAGGTGAGCAACGCGGATCTCGCCGGAACGGTCGTTGACCCGAACGGCGCCGCCGTGCCGGGAGCGACGGTCACCGCAAAAAGTTCGGCAACCAATATCACCCGTACCGTAACCGCCAACAACTCAGGGGAGTTTCAGCTGATCGGGTTGCCGCCGGGTGAATACGACGTCACGGTCGAGGCCGCGACATTTAAAAAGACGGTGATCTCGGGCGTCAAGTTGACGGTCGGCCAGAGCGCCTCGATCGAAGTCAAGCTTGAACTCGGAACTCAGGACATCGTCGTCAACGTTTCGGGGGACAGCGTCGAGCTTATCGAAACCACCCGCACATCCGTCGCCAACACGATCGATCAGGCGCGCATCTCGGCTCTTCCGACGAACGAACGCAGCGCGACCGGTTTCTCGCTGACGCTTTCAACCGTCGGCCGCGACAACGGTCGTCCGATCGGCCCGGCTCCGACGTCAGGCCTTAACATCGGCGGACAGCGCGGACGTTCGACGCAGATCAACGTTGACGGCGCGGATTTCACCGACAACTCGATCAATGCCTCGCGTTCGACGGTTTCGCAAGAAGCCGTTCAGGAATACCAGATCTCGACCAACTCGTACTCGGCGGAATTCGGCCGCGCGACGGGCGGCGTCGTCAACGTCGTTACCAAGCGCGGAACCAACAGTTTCAACGGAAATGTTTTCGGATTCATTCGCGACAAGAACATTCAGGCCCGCAACGCGTTCTCGCCGATCGACAAGCCGGACTATCGCCGCACGCAGTGGGGCGCGACGCTCGGTGGTCCGATCGTCAAGGAAAAGGCATTCTTCTTTACGGCGTTCGAACGCCGCGTCCGTGACGAGTCGGGATTTTTTACGAGCGACGTCGTCGGCAACCTGACTTCGTCGGTCACGGTCGGCGCGCCGTTCCTTCCGTTCACGCAGACTTTCAACCGTCTGACCTCGCAGCAGGCCGCGTTCGCCAATACGTTGATCGGAAGCGGTGTTCCGGCGAACATCAACGCCGCGATCCAGTATCTTTATCTGGCATCGAGCGGCGGCAACACGGCGTTACTCGGATCCAACCCGCTGCTAAGTGTCGGCGGAGCGATTCCGGCCGGTTCTGCCGTCGGCGCGAGATTTGTGCTTTCAGGCGCTCCGGTTCCGATCGGAACCGTCAACGCAGCCGGCGAACCGATCGCGTTTCGTCCGCTCAACAGCCTTCAACGCATCTTCCCGATCACTGAACGGACGAGCTATTTCACGGTTCGCGGCGACGTCAACGTCAATGCCGACAACCAACTGACGATGCGCTTCGGCTTTAACCCGAGCGATCTCACGGGTATTCAGGTTGAATCGCAGAACCAATCGCTCGGCCAGAACGATTTTTCGCGTACCGGTATCACCGAGATCAAGGACTACTCGTTCAGCGCGGGCTTGAACTCGACGATCAACGCATCGATGGCGAATGAGTTCTATTTCAGCTACGGCCGTCGTGACACGACCTTCCGGTCGCAGAACGGCGACGCGGTAGCGTTCAACATTTCGGGTACGGCATTCATCGGCCGCGAGCTTTTCTCGCCGGTCGACCGAACTGAAAACCGCTACCAGTTCCGCAACAACTTCAACTGGATCGTCGGCGACCATTCATTGAAATTCGGCGGCGACTTCAACTGGGTCAAGATCCCGGCGGCGGTATTCGAACTGAACTTCGCCGGTCTCTTCAACTTCGGCGACTTTGCCGCTTCGAACCTCGGGTTCCCGACTTCGGCCCCGGCATTCACGCCGGTTCAGAGCTACGGCCTAGGACTTCCGTCGATCTATATTCAAGGCTTCGGCGATCCGGTCAGCAAGATCAAGAATCAGCCGATCGCGTTCTTCGGTCAGGATTCGTGGAAGGTCAACAAGCGTTTGACGATCAACTACGGTATCCGCTATGACGTCGAATTCACGGAAACGATCGCGCCCGTCGGTCTTCGCGACCCGCTTTCGGGGATCACGCTTTCGGCCGCGGACATTCTTACCGCTCAAAACGCCGTCGGCGTTCAGCAGGGAATTCCGCGTGATATGAACAACTGGGCGCCGCGTTTCGGTTTTGCTTACGATATCTTTGGAGACGGCAAGACGGTTGTTCGCGGATCGCTCGGTTACTATTACGATCACCCGCTTCTGGCGGTTGCGTTCAACTCGGATATCGCCGACGCTTCGCAGCAGCAGCAGGCAGTTTTGACGGCCGGCAGTCCGGCGACGACTTCGCTTCTGAACGCCGCTCAGGTGTTTCAGGGTACCGTTTGCGTCCCCGGCGCTCCGTTGACTGCTTATTGCGCATCGCTCCCGGCTGGTACCGTTACTCCGGGCGTTGCGACGACCGCAAACTACCAGTTCGGCCGGATGCGTTTCAACGATCAGACCTACTCCGGATTCGGAGCGGTTCTGCCGTTCACGCTTCCGATCGCCAGCGATTTCAAATACGCTTCGGCAACGCAGGCAAATCTGACACTCGAACGACAACTGACAAAGGATATGTCTTTGTCCGTTTCGTATCTTTTCGTCGGCGCGCATAACTTGCCGCATCCGACGGATTTGAACAGTCCGAACTCGACTTTGCAGATCGAGAATTTCCGCCGTTTCGCGGGTGCCGCGTTCCCGGTAAGTTCGATCACGCAGACGCTTGTCGCGGCCGGGGTCTCGATTCCGGTTGCCGCGGCCGGCACGCCGTTCACGAATGCGTTCGGCAATACGTGCGCGGTCGTCATCGGCGGTATGATCGCGCAATGTCCGGGTGGCCGCGTTGTGACACCGGCGATCGCGAACTTCTTCCGTCCGAACGCGCCGAACTACTTCCTGGCGTCGGCATTGTCGGGCGGAGCGGTCTCGAAGGCGGTTCTCGACTCGCAACTCGGCGGCAGTGTCCGCACCCCGGGATCGATCACGCCGTTCGGTTCGGTGAATGCCCAAATATCCGACGGCAACTCGGAGTACAACGCGATGAACGTCGAATTGAAACGACGTTTCTCGAACAACCTCCAGTTCCTGATGGGTTATACCTGGTCACACTCGATCGACGATTCGTCCGACCTTCAGACGCTGTTGATCGCGCAGGACGTCCGAAATTTCGGCGCCGAACGCGCGAACTCGCTGTTTGACCAGCGTCATCGTTTCGTCTTCAGCGGCGTTCTTACGTCGCCGGACAAATGGCGCAAAGGCAATGGCTGGCAGAAGTTTCTTTCGGACTTCGCAATCGCGCCGATCGTCGAACTCTCGTCGGGCCGTCCGTTCAACATCATCACCAACGTTGACGCGAACAACGACCAGACGGGTTCGACCGACCGCCCGAACGTACTTTCGGACGGCACGCTTTGCGTTCCGGGAGATACGGTTCCGGGCGGCGCGATCTGCGGTTCACGCATCGTCACGGACAGCAACGGGCAGCTTGTATTCTCGGCAGGCAACCTCGGTCGAAATATGGGCCTGACCCATATGTTCTTCTCGGTCGATATGCGTCTGACGCGTGCGATCAGGTTCGGCGAGCGTTTCCGTATCGATCTGATTGCGGAAGGCTTCAACCTATTCAATCGCTTCAACGAAGGATCGGCTTCGCCGACTTACCAGGACGTCAATGCGTTTGGACAACGTGCCGGAAACGGTCGTTTCTTCAGCCGCTCGACAGCCGCGTACGATCCGCGTCAATTCCAGTTCGGAGCGAAGTTCAGCTTCTAG
- a CDS encoding NAD(P)/FAD-dependent oxidoreductase, with product MNNQPIGKNRKSKIVIAGAGPAGSSLAIRLANLGFAVTLIEREKFPRHKLCGEFVSPECLEHFRELGVLDAMLGVGGDRIVRTSFFSLSGKSVSVSSDWLGSGGGALSISRSVMDDLLLKRAREAGVEVLEETQVTGLEVQDGLVKNLRAKSGDSRRFEMSGDLFVDATGRAGHVAKFVSKSKTENPKTRNRLVGFKAHLENVHLEPGNCEIYFFDGGYGGLSFVENGLANHCFLVSAERFKEAGSVDRLLETVIFKNKRAFAALRDSQPVIDWIAVSVEGFGRRELLPAQNLFAVGDAAAFIDPFTGSGMLMAFESASILAAAIGGPSNGDIGAEYSSRYESKFARRLWVCGLLRRAAFWPRAASTVIAALGFSRNAVMHLAQATRGRSASSVNRPGT from the coding sequence ATGAACAATCAACCCATCGGCAAGAACCGCAAATCCAAAATCGTAATTGCCGGCGCCGGCCCGGCCGGGTCCAGTCTGGCAATTCGACTGGCGAACCTGGGTTTTGCGGTGACTTTGATCGAGCGGGAGAAGTTTCCGCGACACAAACTCTGCGGCGAGTTCGTGTCGCCGGAATGCCTTGAGCATTTCCGGGAATTGGGCGTCCTCGACGCGATGCTCGGCGTCGGCGGCGACCGTATCGTCCGCACCTCGTTCTTTTCGCTTTCCGGGAAAAGCGTTTCGGTTTCGAGCGACTGGCTTGGAAGCGGAGGCGGCGCATTGAGCATTAGCCGCTCGGTGATGGACGATCTCCTATTGAAGCGAGCGCGCGAAGCCGGCGTTGAAGTTCTGGAAGAGACACAGGTCACCGGGCTTGAAGTCCAAGACGGTCTCGTCAAAAATCTGCGCGCCAAGTCCGGTGATTCAAGGCGATTCGAGATGTCCGGCGATCTTTTCGTCGATGCCACCGGCCGCGCCGGTCACGTCGCAAAATTCGTTTCGAAATCGAAGACCGAAAATCCGAAAACTCGAAATCGGCTCGTCGGTTTCAAGGCGCACCTCGAAAACGTCCATCTTGAACCGGGAAACTGCGAGATCTATTTTTTTGACGGGGGCTACGGCGGTTTGAGTTTTGTCGAGAACGGTTTGGCGAATCATTGCTTTCTCGTCTCCGCGGAGCGCTTCAAGGAGGCGGGAAGCGTGGACAGGCTTCTCGAGACGGTCATTTTCAAAAACAAGCGCGCGTTCGCTGCACTGCGTGACTCGCAGCCGGTGATTGACTGGATCGCCGTCTCGGTCGAGGGTTTCGGTCGCCGGGAGCTGCTGCCGGCGCAAAATCTTTTTGCGGTCGGCGATGCGGCGGCGTTCATCGATCCGTTTACCGGAAGCGGAATGCTGATGGCGTTCGAAAGCGCCTCGATCCTCGCGGCGGCGATCGGCGGGCCTTCGAACGGCGATATCGGCGCCGAATACAGTTCGAGATATGAATCAAAGTTCGCGCGCCGCCTGTGGGTTTGCGGGCTCTTGCGGAGGGCCGCATTTTGGCCGCGAGCCGCCTCAACGGTCATCGCCGCGCTCGGTTTCAGCCGGAACGCGGTTATGCATCTTGCGCAGGCGACGCGGGGCCGTTCCGCATCGTCCGTCAACAGGCCCGGAACATAA
- a CDS encoding MBL fold metallo-hydrolase: protein MKIVPISVPTPFYVGSVNVYLIREDPLTLIDVGPKTKDAARVLREKLGREGIEFKDIRRIVLTHAHEDHCGLAKQVRDEAKNAEILVHEWETGHLFGRLAREEHHKLMIRAGVPDEVFNEMQSLYAEISLLTDALDDGEFSTLRDEQDIEFERGFLKVLHTPGHTPGSCSFVRESNRTLICGDCVLKRITPNPIVSPDPVDPEQRFSSLAEYLVSLAKVRSYHPTLVYGGHGEPITDFEEIFNRYVRAIDDRQKRTISLVSKDGVTAFETAQKLFPSAVGGDVHRFLAISEAIAHLDYAELNGKIAVEFKNGVEFYRKR, encoded by the coding sequence ATGAAAATCGTTCCGATCTCAGTTCCAACTCCGTTTTATGTCGGCTCGGTCAACGTCTATTTGATCCGCGAAGATCCGCTGACCTTGATCGATGTCGGTCCGAAAACGAAGGACGCGGCCCGTGTCCTGCGCGAGAAACTCGGTCGCGAAGGAATCGAGTTCAAGGACATCCGCCGAATCGTTCTGACGCACGCCCACGAGGATCATTGCGGCCTCGCCAAACAGGTCCGTGACGAAGCGAAGAACGCCGAAATCCTCGTTCACGAGTGGGAAACGGGCCACCTCTTTGGCCGTCTGGCGCGCGAAGAACATCACAAGTTGATGATCCGGGCCGGCGTTCCCGACGAAGTGTTTAACGAAATGCAGTCGCTCTACGCCGAGATCTCGCTGCTCACCGATGCGCTTGACGATGGCGAGTTTTCGACGCTTCGCGACGAGCAGGACATCGAATTCGAACGCGGCTTCCTAAAAGTGCTTCACACTCCGGGACACACGCCCGGCTCGTGCAGTTTTGTCCGGGAGTCAAACCGTACGCTGATCTGCGGCGACTGCGTTCTCAAACGCATCACTCCGAATCCGATAGTCTCGCCCGACCCGGTCGACCCGGAGCAGCGTTTCAGTTCGCTCGCCGAATATCTCGTCTCGCTCGCCAAAGTCCGGAGCTATCACCCAACGCTCGTTTACGGAGGACACGGCGAACCGATCACCGATTTCGAGGAGATCTTCAATCGTTACGTCCGCGCGATCGACGATCGCCAAAAGCGAACGATCTCGCTTGTCTCAAAAGACGGAGTGACAGCTTTTGAAACGGCTCAGAAGCTTTTCCCGTCAGCGGTCGGTGGGGACGTCCATCGGTTTCTCGCGATCTCGGAAGCGATCGCGCATCTGGATTATGCCGAACTAAACGGCAAGATCGCCGTCGAATTCAAAAACGGCGTCGAGTTTTATCGAAAGCGGTGA
- a CDS encoding PD40 domain-containing protein — MRFFSVIIVLLAALAVSAQTASLQFDGEKRLQNIKQLTFGGENAEAYFSPDGKSLTFQSKRDDLKCDQIFTMSIDGSNLKMVSNGEGRTTCSYFFDKGKKVLYGSTHLGAKECPPNPDFSKGYVWAIFPTYDIFTAKADGKKIKQLTKTKGYDAEATVSPDGKRIVFTSMRDGDLDIYTMDINGKNVKRVTSELGYDGGAFFSPDGKQIVYRAYHPKTEAEIARYKMRLAEDLIEPNNFEVWVMNADGTNKRQITKLGAASFAPFFTPDGKKIIFCTNYFAGDARKRNFDLALINVDGTGLERVTFNESFDGFPMFSPDGKKLVFASNRNSAKQGDTNVFIADWTN, encoded by the coding sequence ATGAGATTTTTTTCCGTGATCATTGTACTTCTGGCCGCACTGGCGGTTTCGGCTCAAACCGCTTCGCTTCAGTTTGACGGCGAAAAACGCCTGCAGAACATCAAACAGTTGACGTTCGGGGGAGAGAATGCCGAGGCATATTTCTCGCCGGACGGAAAGAGCCTCACGTTTCAGTCAAAACGCGACGACCTGAAGTGCGATCAGATCTTCACGATGTCGATTGACGGCTCGAACCTGAAAATGGTGTCGAACGGTGAAGGACGAACCACTTGCTCCTACTTTTTTGACAAGGGCAAGAAGGTGCTTTACGGATCGACGCATCTTGGCGCCAAAGAATGCCCGCCAAATCCGGATTTCTCAAAGGGTTATGTCTGGGCGATCTTCCCGACATACGACATCTTCACGGCGAAAGCCGACGGCAAAAAGATCAAACAATTAACGAAGACAAAAGGCTACGATGCCGAAGCGACGGTCTCGCCGGACGGCAAACGGATCGTTTTTACATCGATGCGCGACGGCGACCTTGACATCTACACGATGGACATCAACGGCAAGAACGTGAAACGCGTGACCTCCGAGCTCGGGTATGACGGCGGCGCATTCTTCTCGCCGGACGGCAAACAGATCGTGTATCGGGCTTATCATCCGAAGACCGAAGCCGAGATCGCGCGGTACAAAATGCGTTTGGCCGAAGACTTGATCGAACCCAATAATTTTGAAGTTTGGGTAATGAACGCCGATGGCACGAACAAGCGCCAGATCACAAAACTCGGCGCCGCGAGTTTTGCGCCGTTCTTTACGCCGGACGGCAAAAAGATCATTTTTTGTACGAATTACTTTGCGGGCGATGCGCGCAAAAGGAACTTTGACCTGGCGCTGATCAACGTTGACGGCACCGGTCTCGAGCGCGTCACGTTCAACGAATCGTTTGACGGCTTCCCGATGTTCTCGCCCGACGGCAAGAAACTCGTTTTCGCTTCGAACCGCAATTCCGCGAAGCAGGGCGACACGAACGTCTTCATCGCTGATTGGACTAATTGA
- a CDS encoding M20/M25/M40 family metallo-hydrolase, translated as MKKQFLSFLLLLSFVLSVAAQRADVVDQNLRSNVAYLTSDALEGRRTGEQGATAAAGYIANMFSQFKLKPGVSMAGDGKATRGYMQKFPYTTGVEIGATGNEFKLSLKNASGASVLVEDGNPIRPLLSSPNGDVQNAPVVFAGYGIESAESKFNDYEGLDIAGKVVLAFDGNPENDSPRSAFSRFSIHAKAKLVKDKGGVGLLLISREDKFENDRNAAAKYDQTIGETAVPAFAVSRTAAANMLGLKETELKTIETLTAMKKDTSASIKVGFRDLSPMVSFKTNLVKKQTDAYNVIGILEGNDPKLKEEAIVIGAHYDHLGRGGQGSLAVNSTEIHRGADDNASGTSAMLELARQYAKEKKNKRTLIFISFGAEEEGLIGSKYYVNNPVFPLEKTVAMMNMDMVGRLNEDKLNVGGIGTAAEWRDLVTKKNEIIPAVYGDSKKTNLVPPTPESSYRFKLQLNEDGFGPSDHSSFYSKQIPVLFFFTGTHADYHKPSDTADKINYAGLKKIAEYVKDVTNYVDQSPVRPTYKLAQSQQQGDGRRGFAVTIGVVPGYGEANDGMMLDGVRDGGPAALAGIKGGDKIVKFAGKEIRNVQDYTFVLGELKADVEYEIVIKRGAETLTLKVKPTARK; from the coding sequence ATGAAAAAGCAGTTCTTGAGTTTTCTCCTTCTTCTTTCGTTCGTCCTGAGCGTAGCAGCGCAAAGGGCCGATGTCGTCGACCAGAATCTACGCAGCAACGTCGCCTATCTGACGTCGGACGCTCTTGAAGGGCGCAGGACCGGCGAACAGGGCGCAACGGCGGCGGCGGGTTACATCGCGAATATGTTTTCGCAGTTCAAGCTGAAACCGGGCGTTTCGATGGCCGGCGACGGAAAGGCGACGCGCGGATATATGCAGAAGTTCCCGTACACCACCGGTGTCGAGATCGGAGCGACCGGAAACGAATTCAAACTGAGCCTGAAAAACGCTTCGGGAGCGTCGGTTCTCGTTGAAGACGGAAATCCGATCCGTCCGCTTCTCTCCTCGCCGAACGGCGACGTTCAGAACGCCCCGGTTGTCTTTGCTGGTTACGGGATCGAGTCGGCCGAGTCCAAGTTCAACGATTATGAGGGTCTCGATATCGCCGGCAAAGTCGTGCTCGCCTTCGACGGCAATCCCGAAAACGACTCGCCGCGTTCGGCGTTTTCGCGCTTCAGCATTCACGCCAAGGCCAAGCTCGTGAAAGACAAGGGCGGCGTCGGCCTGCTTCTCATCTCGCGCGAGGACAAGTTCGAGAATGACCGCAACGCCGCGGCAAAATACGATCAAACGATAGGCGAGACTGCAGTTCCTGCGTTCGCCGTTTCACGCACCGCCGCGGCGAATATGCTCGGTTTGAAGGAAACCGAACTGAAAACGATCGAAACGCTGACGGCGATGAAAAAGGATACTTCGGCCAGCATCAAGGTCGGATTTCGCGATCTTTCGCCGATGGTCAGTTTCAAGACCAATCTCGTCAAGAAACAGACCGACGCCTATAACGTCATCGGAATTCTCGAGGGCAACGATCCGAAACTTAAGGAAGAGGCGATCGTCATCGGCGCCCATTACGATCATCTTGGCCGCGGCGGCCAGGGAAGTCTGGCGGTAAACTCGACCGAGATCCACCGCGGCGCGGACGACAACGCGTCGGGAACGTCGGCAATGCTCGAGCTCGCGCGGCAGTACGCGAAGGAGAAGAAGAACAAGCGGACGCTGATCTTCATTTCTTTCGGAGCCGAAGAAGAAGGCCTGATCGGTTCGAAGTATTACGTCAACAACCCCGTCTTTCCGCTCGAAAAGACGGTCGCGATGATGAATATGGATATGGTCGGACGCCTTAACGAGGACAAGCTCAACGTCGGCGGGATCGGCACCGCGGCCGAATGGCGCGATCTGGTGACGAAGAAGAACGAGATCATCCCTGCAGTTTACGGCGATTCGAAAAAGACGAACCTCGTCCCTCCGACACCCGAAAGTTCTTATCGTTTCAAACTCCAGCTCAACGAAGACGGCTTTGGCCCGTCGGACCATTCTTCGTTCTACAGCAAGCAAATTCCGGTGCTGTTCTTCTTCACCGGCACGCACGCCGACTACCACAAGCCGTCCGACACGGCCGACAAGATCAACTACGCCGGTTTGAAGAAGATCGCCGAGTACGTCAAGGACGTCACGAACTACGTCGATCAGAGCCCGGTGCGTCCGACTTACAAACTCGCGCAGTCACAACAGCAAGGGGACGGCCGTCGCGGGTTCGCGGTGACGATCGGCGTCGTTCCGGGATACGGCGAGGCGAACGACGGAATGATGCTCGACGGAGTGCGCGACGGCGGACCGGCGGCGCTCGCGGGAATCAAAGGCGGAGACAAGATCGTGAAATTCGCCGGCAAGGAGATCCGCAACGTCCAGGATTACACATTCGTCCTGGGTGAATTGAAGGCCGACGTCGAATACGAGATCGTTATCAAACGCGGCGCTGAAACGCTGACTTTGAAGGTCAAACCGACGGCGCGAAAGTAG
- a CDS encoding copper-binding protein: MSLFGRRMAKGWILVLILVCAVAPACQRNSAVAGNRAATPAPTNSAIPKPSPTPESSKIKTYNGRGVVTKINLELVSVELNHEEIQGLMPAMIMEFFVKEKSELEVLKLGDKVEFVLEDNAGSERIISIKKS, translated from the coding sequence ATGTCACTTTTTGGAAGGCGGATGGCGAAAGGCTGGATTCTCGTTTTGATCCTGGTTTGCGCGGTCGCCCCGGCGTGTCAGAGGAACTCGGCCGTTGCCGGAAATCGTGCGGCAACGCCTGCGCCGACCAACTCGGCGATTCCGAAACCGTCGCCTACTCCCGAGAGTTCGAAGATCAAGACCTACAACGGCCGCGGCGTTGTGACGAAGATCAATCTCGAACTCGTTTCGGTCGAACTCAACCACGAAGAGATCCAAGGACTGATGCCGGCGATGATTATGGAGTTTTTCGTCAAAGAGAAAAGCGAACTTGAGGTGCTGAAACTCGGCGACAAAGTAGAATTCGTCCTCGAAGACAATGCCGGCTCCGAACGAATTATCAGCATCAAGAAGAGCTGA
- the dapF gene encoding diaminopimelate epimerase translates to MLSFSKFHGFGNDYIVIEANALAQITDIGAFTKEFCDRHTGVGSDGIAILERLDDPNADFSCRIINPDGSEAGFSGNGTRCAVAYAFYKKLWSQSNVRLKTKSGIKNYRLVETIADGHYWFDAEIGKPRLASDEVPFASSERMLSVIDQPVTVMDHSLLVSCVNVGNPVACVFVENFEFNWREIGRRLETHTAFPERANIVFVKVVDRDNIELRIWERGAGETSASGTCSSGAAVLTAFRAETNRRVNVHTEGGTTIITWRDDDEIMILGRADFVFSGEYGANASLQA, encoded by the coding sequence ATGCTTTCTTTCTCAAAATTCCACGGTTTCGGAAACGATTACATTGTTATTGAGGCAAATGCTCTTGCACAGATAACGGATATCGGGGCGTTTACGAAAGAGTTCTGCGACCGTCACACCGGAGTCGGCTCAGACGGGATCGCGATTCTCGAACGACTTGACGATCCAAACGCCGATTTCTCGTGCCGCATCATCAATCCGGACGGAAGCGAGGCCGGATTCTCGGGTAACGGGACACGCTGTGCCGTCGCCTATGCCTTCTACAAAAAGCTCTGGTCGCAATCGAATGTTCGTCTGAAAACCAAAAGCGGCATAAAGAACTACCGACTTGTCGAGACGATCGCCGACGGACATTATTGGTTCGATGCCGAGATCGGAAAACCGCGCCTCGCGTCCGACGAAGTGCCGTTCGCTTCGTCGGAGCGAATGTTGTCGGTTATCGACCAACCGGTGACGGTAATGGATCACTCGCTGCTCGTTTCGTGCGTCAATGTCGGAAATCCGGTGGCGTGCGTTTTCGTCGAGAATTTTGAATTCAACTGGCGCGAGATCGGGCGTCGGCTTGAGACTCACACGGCGTTTCCCGAGCGGGCGAACATTGTTTTTGTAAAGGTCGTAGACCGCGACAACATCGAACTCCGCATCTGGGAACGCGGAGCGGGCGAAACGAGCGCCTCCGGAACCTGTTCCAGCGGCGCGGCCGTCCTGACCGCATTCCGCGCCGAGACAAACCGGCGCGTCAACGTTCACACGGAGGGCGGCACGACGATCATCACGTGGCGCGATGACGATGAGATAATGATCCTCGGACGCGCGGATTTCGTTTTCAGCGGCGAGTATGGAGCGAACGCATCTCTCCAAGCCTGA